A single region of the Bdellovibrio bacteriovorus genome encodes:
- a CDS encoding Hpt domain-containing protein, translated as MSKVTVEIDADLQDLIPQFVENRKKDIETLEQLVEKNDLVTIAQLAHKIKGAAAGYGFNELSELAAQMEKAAKANDSTPLKDLVKKMRIHFLNIEIRYVTM; from the coding sequence ATGTCTAAAGTAACTGTCGAAATCGATGCCGATCTACAAGATCTCATCCCACAGTTTGTCGAGAATCGCAAAAAAGATATTGAGACTCTCGAGCAGCTTGTGGAAAAAAATGATCTTGTGACTATCGCTCAGCTTGCACACAAAATTAAAGGTGCAGCCGCGGGATATGGTTTCAATGAATTGAGCGAGCTTGCCGCACAAATGGAAAAAGCCGCTAAAGCCAATGACAGCACTCCACTTAAAGACCTCGTTAAAAAAATGAGAATTCATTTCCTAAACATCGAAATTCGCTACGTCACGATGTAG
- a CDS encoding response regulator: MGTEEKSRLLIVEDDSDIRELLKHFLKEFVDEIVEAENGAAALEHVKTQEFDTILSDIEMPQMNGLKFLAYVRSLGQMTPFVVLTAHGDHSRALEALSLGAFDFITKDSKRKLVIESVCAALKFGREMKSSKNDPVRSNHLRKVYADMSKSSEMRLRKIIEEMSS; encoded by the coding sequence ATGGGCACTGAAGAAAAAAGCCGTCTATTGATCGTTGAAGACGACTCCGATATCCGTGAGTTATTAAAACACTTTCTTAAAGAATTTGTGGACGAGATCGTCGAAGCTGAAAACGGCGCGGCGGCACTTGAACACGTAAAAACACAGGAATTCGATACCATTCTTTCTGATATCGAAATGCCCCAAATGAACGGACTTAAGTTTTTGGCTTATGTACGCTCTTTGGGTCAGATGACTCCATTTGTGGTACTGACAGCTCATGGAGACCACTCTCGGGCCCTCGAAGCGCTTTCGCTGGGCGCTTTTGACTTCATCACCAAAGATTCAAAAAGAAAATTAGTGATCGAAAGTGTGTGCGCGGCTTTGAAATTCGGTCGCGAAATGAAGTCTTCCAAAAACGATCCGGTTCGTTCAAATCATTTGCGCAAAGTTTACGCGGATATGTCTAAATCATCCGAAATGCGCTTAAGAAAAATCATCGAAGAAATGTCATCTTAG
- a CDS encoding ATP-binding protein yields the protein MTHRTRLFLFTTALVLGTLLIAGSIGYKVGASALMQSSVDKLIQARIAKTKELTQDFQHLNNMLMVMAETRRLQNFLQQSPADQEEIRRYLQRSGSESGWRPLIARQYESPQTGDILKSLSQMSPSSVFLQAQFLQDALRENKNPREVVEPSQAPKLSYFKNHAVIHNFILNQLERNHLSDILLIDNDGNVVYTTNKKLNLGANLLTGSFANTRLSQVYKWSTEAPNATTKFFDFSTLAHFWPENVAFLAAPIYSTTNNKHLGALVFQIPVKRIDEILSNNHDWKSLGLGASGEVVAYGPEGLMRNTSRFFFENPNKLIEDLQKRHPSTNEGELILRSQSTSMIVGLPQTLLKEYLEMSELVDQADDYAGHRSLKSIGKVILPGETTWILMAKMGMQDAVGPLKDHLGSLALALLLIVIASFAAAYWVSLNLFHPLKKLSYALHRLRSHSFEKLSVPRKGEFKGVFESFNEVSEHYNSIKSQKDFLENVFYSLHETFFILEYSAPIEEVPSQLTIQTSNPAAAEVLGVPSATLRGTDLRNWIEMDYSALDNKIKESADDAEITVEGSLKHTSGKEIPIEISWSRVRGGGSDKILLIAAGRDISWKKEIGKELKLKEDLLKESQSLSKTGSFRWEIKTGACVWSEEEYNLLGFQADKVRPTYNLFRSMIIPEDLALFDNALKSSRESMQPFDVDLRVKKNGTNEMIWVRCRGRTEYDQYGNPIYVYGTTQDITELRRVEQSLIAAKNEALKSSQAKSEFLAHMSHEIRTPMNAIMGMADLLQETKLDADQKYYVKIFVKAGEVLMALINDILDLSKIEAGEVSIENIPFDLNKLMVDVEDMMKPRALEKALSYSFEISPGISPYVMGDPNKLRQVLINLVGNSLKFTQHGHIRVSVAKNPSKKDTVLFSISDSGVGIPASKQHLIFQKFSQADSSVTRKYGGTGLGLAISKSLIELMGGKIWFKSREGSGTTFFFTVPYREQVYNPVTHQPLPLQGGELDFATPKQRDPNKKIKILVADDTEDNRTLFTHYLKNGPYEIIEAENGLEAIDKIKSGQFDIVFMDVQMPELDGYAATDEIRKWENENHKTHTPIIALTAHALSEDRQKSLRAGCDDHIAKPFKKDTLVGVINKYSL from the coding sequence ATGACTCACAGAACGCGCCTTTTTCTTTTCACGACCGCTCTCGTTCTGGGTACTTTACTCATCGCGGGAAGCATCGGATATAAGGTGGGCGCTTCGGCCCTCATGCAATCGAGTGTCGATAAGTTAATTCAGGCTCGCATAGCCAAAACAAAAGAACTTACGCAAGACTTTCAGCATCTCAACAATATGCTGATGGTGATGGCCGAAACGCGACGTCTGCAAAACTTTTTGCAACAATCACCGGCGGACCAAGAAGAAATCCGTCGGTATTTGCAACGCTCCGGAAGTGAAAGTGGCTGGCGTCCTTTAATCGCTCGCCAATACGAATCTCCTCAAACAGGGGATATTCTTAAGTCCCTTTCACAAATGTCGCCTTCCAGTGTTTTTCTTCAGGCGCAGTTTCTTCAAGACGCGCTTCGAGAGAATAAAAATCCACGCGAAGTGGTAGAGCCGTCCCAAGCACCGAAGCTTTCGTATTTTAAAAACCACGCAGTCATTCATAATTTCATCTTAAATCAACTGGAGCGGAATCATTTAAGTGACATTCTTCTTATTGATAACGATGGAAACGTCGTTTACACCACCAATAAAAAGCTTAATTTAGGTGCGAATTTATTGACTGGAAGTTTTGCTAATACACGCCTATCGCAAGTTTACAAATGGTCCACAGAAGCACCCAACGCAACGACGAAGTTTTTTGATTTTTCAACTTTGGCGCATTTTTGGCCTGAAAACGTCGCGTTCCTTGCGGCGCCTATTTACTCTACTACAAACAACAAGCATCTTGGCGCCTTGGTGTTTCAGATTCCGGTAAAAAGAATTGATGAAATCCTTTCCAACAATCATGATTGGAAGTCTTTAGGTCTTGGAGCTTCCGGGGAAGTTGTCGCCTACGGCCCTGAAGGTCTTATGCGCAATACATCTCGGTTTTTTTTTGAGAATCCGAACAAGCTGATCGAAGATCTTCAAAAACGCCATCCTTCTACCAATGAAGGCGAACTGATTCTTCGCTCGCAGTCGACTTCTATGATTGTGGGACTACCGCAAACTTTACTTAAAGAATACTTGGAAATGTCCGAACTCGTGGACCAGGCCGATGACTATGCTGGACATCGTTCTTTAAAATCTATAGGCAAAGTTATTCTTCCGGGTGAAACAACCTGGATTCTGATGGCAAAAATGGGAATGCAAGATGCCGTGGGCCCTTTAAAAGACCACTTAGGTTCATTGGCTTTGGCATTGTTGTTAATCGTTATAGCTTCTTTCGCCGCGGCCTACTGGGTTTCTTTAAATCTTTTCCATCCTCTTAAAAAGCTTTCTTACGCTCTTCACCGCTTACGTTCTCACTCATTTGAAAAACTCTCCGTCCCGCGCAAAGGCGAATTCAAAGGAGTCTTTGAATCTTTCAACGAAGTTTCTGAACATTACAACAGCATTAAGTCGCAAAAAGATTTTTTGGAGAATGTTTTTTATTCTCTTCATGAAACATTTTTTATTCTTGAATATTCTGCACCTATTGAAGAGGTTCCCTCACAGCTGACGATTCAGACTTCCAACCCCGCCGCCGCGGAAGTCTTAGGCGTACCTTCTGCAACACTCAGAGGAACGGATTTACGAAATTGGATTGAGATGGATTATTCGGCCCTTGATAACAAAATCAAGGAGAGTGCTGACGATGCAGAAATCACTGTTGAAGGATCTCTAAAGCATACTTCGGGTAAGGAAATACCGATTGAGATTTCCTGGTCCCGAGTCAGAGGAGGCGGCAGCGATAAGATTCTTTTAATTGCGGCTGGTCGAGATATCAGCTGGAAGAAAGAAATCGGCAAAGAGCTTAAGCTCAAAGAAGATCTTTTGAAAGAGTCCCAATCCCTTTCAAAGACAGGTTCTTTCCGTTGGGAGATTAAAACCGGCGCTTGCGTCTGGTCCGAAGAAGAATACAACCTCCTTGGATTCCAAGCTGATAAAGTCCGTCCCACTTACAATCTTTTCCGTTCCATGATTATCCCGGAAGACCTGGCACTTTTTGATAATGCTTTAAAATCTTCGCGCGAAAGCATGCAACCGTTTGACGTCGACCTGCGCGTTAAGAAAAACGGAACCAATGAAATGATTTGGGTCCGCTGCCGGGGCCGCACGGAATATGATCAATATGGAAATCCTATTTACGTCTATGGCACAACTCAAGACATCACGGAACTTCGCCGAGTCGAGCAATCTTTAATTGCCGCTAAGAACGAAGCTTTAAAATCCTCTCAGGCGAAATCTGAGTTCTTGGCTCATATGAGTCATGAAATTCGCACTCCTATGAATGCCATCATGGGAATGGCCGATCTGCTTCAAGAGACCAAACTTGATGCCGATCAAAAGTATTACGTTAAAATTTTCGTGAAGGCGGGCGAAGTCTTGATGGCACTCATCAATGACATCCTAGATCTTTCGAAAATCGAAGCGGGTGAAGTCTCGATCGAGAATATTCCTTTTGATCTGAATAAACTGATGGTTGATGTGGAAGATATGATGAAGCCCCGAGCTTTGGAAAAAGCTCTGAGCTATTCCTTCGAAATTTCTCCGGGTATTTCGCCTTACGTGATGGGAGATCCCAACAAGCTTCGTCAAGTTTTGATCAATCTCGTTGGAAACTCATTAAAGTTCACTCAACACGGTCACATCCGAGTTTCCGTGGCAAAGAATCCTTCTAAAAAGGACACAGTACTTTTCAGTATCAGTGACTCCGGAGTCGGCATCCCCGCCTCGAAGCAGCATTTAATATTCCAAAAATTCTCTCAAGCCGACAGTTCGGTCACTCGCAAATATGGCGGAACAGGCCTGGGACTTGCGATTTCAAAAAGCTTGATTGAACTTATGGGCGGAAAAATTTGGTTTAAGAGCCGTGAAGGCAGTGGAACGACGTTCTTCTTTACCGTCCCCTACCGCGAGCAGGTTTACAATCCAGTGACACACCAGCCCCTGCCTCTGCAGGGTGGCGAGCTGGACTTTGCCACTCCGAAGCAGCGTGACCCTAATAAGAAAATTAAAATTCTGGTTGCGGATGATACTGAAGACAACCGCACTCTTTTTACGCACTATCTTAAAAACGGACCGTATGAAATTATTGAAGCCGAGAATGGACTTGAGGCCATAGATAAGATAAAGTCAGGACAGTTTGATATTGTCTTTATGGACGTGCAAATGCCTGAGCTTGATGGTTATGCGGCCACTGATGAAATCCGCAAATGGGAAAACGAGAATCACAAAACTCACACTCCTATCATTGCCTTAACAGCGCATGCACTTTCAGAGGACAGACAAAAGTCTTTACGAGCGGGTTGCGATGACCACATTGCAAAGCCCTTTAAAAAAGACACGTTGGTCGGTGTGATTAACAAATATTCTCTGTAA
- a CDS encoding OsmC family protein, whose translation MVKMEAHYQGEKHCELTHVPSGARIGTDAPKDNNGKGELFSPTDLLGAATGSCMLTVMAIAADKDGVELKGSRVTVEKEMALNPRRVAKLHIVLHLPQSVPHDYRKKLEDIALNCPVKLSLHPDLQTPILFHYDI comes from the coding sequence ATGGTTAAAATGGAAGCCCATTATCAAGGTGAAAAACACTGCGAACTGACGCATGTTCCTTCGGGAGCGCGTATCGGTACAGACGCACCTAAAGATAATAATGGGAAAGGAGAACTTTTCTCTCCCACAGATCTTTTAGGAGCCGCAACGGGTTCCTGCATGCTCACAGTCATGGCGATTGCCGCGGATAAAGATGGTGTTGAGCTTAAGGGTTCCCGCGTGACTGTGGAAAAAGAAATGGCTTTGAACCCTCGTCGTGTGGCTAAGCTGCACATTGTTCTGCATCTTCCACAAAGTGTTCCCCACGATTATCGTAAAAAATTAGAAGACATCGCCTTAAACTGCCCGGTGAAATTGAGCTTGCATCCGGATTTGCAAACTCCGATTTTATTCCATTACGACATATAG
- the pbpC gene encoding penicillin-binding protein 1C — MKKKFLAGGALFTALVLLGSGVYFYNSLPKLRSYEQVKTQYQSSDLYILSHDGKLLHQWRKNKDNRSFQWTPLADISPVLISEVLKSEDRFFYEHTGVSITSLVASLYQRSFKDSSRGGSTITMQLLKLIAPDRAQYSGMTGKLRQILSAYRLEKSWTKKEILESYLNLIPLRGEYKGVTSSSWALFNKSPSGLTLKEAVALAVLIRSPNAGVKDWKNRACWQEPSLCSEFPAFIAELAKKTLESSTHNVALHLAQRLSPHFVSGEIKSTVHMDVQTYTQEVVKSQIQNLQAQNVNDAAVLVVENATGNVWAYIGGSGISDKKFVDGVRSYRQAGSTLKPFLYATAFENNILTPNSWIEDSAVDIVFERGIYKPQNHDKQFYGWVQVKTALASSLNVPAVKVFKLLNDESFWTRLQMLGFKNLKEPEHYGPALALGVADVTLEDLTQAYRTLANNGIYTDLRFTSNDPEPKARQVFKAQTAQDVAYILAQSENRALGFGLDSALSTQGASVKTGTSKDMRDNWCVGFNSRFTVGVWVGNFSGDPMWNVMGVTGAAPIWKKVMAFLDANYPSAKLSLASAQKEITPPEKYPQARIVYPQDGMIMALDPAIPRGHQKMPLLAEGPHPAGLQWKINGKKVAGNKSILWTPETGRHTFELYQNQKLAQKVQVLVK; from the coding sequence GTGAAAAAAAAGTTTCTAGCCGGAGGAGCGCTTTTCACAGCTTTAGTATTATTGGGAAGTGGAGTTTATTTTTATAACTCCCTTCCTAAGTTGCGTTCCTACGAGCAGGTCAAGACGCAGTATCAAAGCTCAGATTTGTACATTTTAAGCCATGACGGAAAGCTTTTACACCAGTGGCGTAAAAACAAAGACAATCGAAGTTTTCAGTGGACGCCTCTAGCGGATATTTCCCCGGTTCTAATCTCCGAAGTTTTAAAATCGGAAGATCGATTTTTCTATGAGCATACGGGAGTCTCAATAACTTCGTTAGTGGCCAGCCTTTATCAAAGATCTTTCAAAGATTCTTCTCGAGGAGGAAGTACAATCACGATGCAGCTTTTAAAGCTCATCGCTCCAGATCGGGCTCAATATTCCGGAATGACGGGCAAGCTGAGACAAATACTTTCGGCTTACAGGCTTGAAAAATCTTGGACCAAAAAAGAAATACTAGAAAGTTATTTAAATTTGATTCCGCTCCGGGGTGAATACAAAGGTGTCACTTCTTCTTCTTGGGCTTTATTTAATAAGTCTCCTTCAGGACTGACATTGAAAGAGGCCGTGGCGCTAGCAGTTTTAATTCGATCGCCTAATGCCGGAGTGAAGGACTGGAAAAATCGCGCGTGCTGGCAAGAGCCTTCTTTATGTTCTGAGTTTCCGGCTTTTATCGCTGAGCTTGCGAAGAAGACGTTGGAGTCCTCGACACATAACGTGGCTTTGCATTTGGCGCAGCGGTTGAGTCCCCACTTTGTCAGCGGAGAAATTAAGTCCACGGTCCACATGGATGTCCAGACTTATACTCAAGAGGTGGTGAAGTCGCAGATTCAAAATTTACAAGCGCAGAATGTGAACGATGCCGCCGTCCTTGTGGTTGAGAATGCCACCGGAAATGTTTGGGCGTATATAGGAGGAAGTGGTATCTCGGATAAAAAGTTTGTAGACGGAGTTCGCTCATATCGCCAGGCAGGTTCTACGCTCAAACCTTTTCTTTACGCGACCGCCTTTGAAAACAATATTCTCACACCGAACTCGTGGATTGAAGACTCTGCCGTTGATATCGTTTTTGAAAGAGGCATTTACAAACCGCAAAATCACGATAAGCAGTTTTACGGTTGGGTGCAGGTCAAGACGGCATTGGCTTCCTCTTTAAATGTCCCTGCCGTGAAAGTATTTAAACTTCTTAACGATGAAAGTTTTTGGACTCGTCTTCAGATGTTAGGATTTAAAAATCTTAAAGAGCCCGAACACTATGGTCCTGCATTGGCTTTGGGAGTTGCTGACGTCACGCTTGAAGATCTTACTCAGGCTTATCGAACTTTAGCTAACAATGGCATCTATACGGATCTTCGTTTTACTTCCAACGATCCCGAACCTAAGGCACGACAAGTTTTTAAAGCTCAGACGGCCCAGGATGTGGCTTACATTCTGGCTCAAAGCGAAAATCGTGCTCTTGGATTTGGATTGGATTCAGCGCTATCCACCCAAGGGGCTTCTGTAAAAACTGGAACTAGCAAAGACATGCGCGATAATTGGTGTGTTGGATTTAATTCTCGATTCACTGTCGGAGTGTGGGTCGGAAATTTTTCAGGAGATCCCATGTGGAACGTGATGGGAGTAACAGGCGCCGCCCCTATCTGGAAAAAGGTGATGGCGTTTTTAGACGCCAACTATCCCTCGGCCAAACTGTCTCTTGCATCGGCACAGAAAGAAATCACTCCTCCAGAAAAATATCCTCAAGCTCGCATTGTGTATCCTCAAGACGGTATGATCATGGCACTGGATCCGGCTATTCCCCGCGGTCATCAGAAAATGCCTTTATTGGCGGAAGGACCACATCCCGCGGGATTGCAGTGGAAAATCAACGGAAAAAAAGTTGCAGGAAATAAGTCTATCTTGTGGACGCCCGAAACGGGACGTCACACCTTTGAACTTTATCAGAACCAAAAACTTGCGCAGAAAGTGCAAGTTTTGGTGAAGTAA